The Gillisia sp. Hel_I_86 genome has a segment encoding these proteins:
- a CDS encoding ABC transporter permease gives MIRNYLKIAWRSLWKEKTFSSLNVFGLSVAFGAAILLSIYSFFELSYNKFHENADNIYQVYHTEYTPKGPEAGIANPLPFAAALKEEVPGVEKITRFNGGGVLASIGDNQVRLQSAFVDPEFFSIFTFPVLKGNKNPVSDKSEVALTEKAAKILFGKETALGKTVKIFIDEQEVPFTVTSIIKNIPAESNIGFDIALNFKSQSQHAYGRNIGRWDNSNHEVYIQLAEGISPAGFEKSTRNFSELHYADAITNAKRDGAKPGKDGQYIQQRLLSVKDLNFVKVENGMAIPNRTYPYLILGIAFLILLIASVNFINMNIAKSSQRLREIGMRKTLGARKIQLFFQFWGESILVFLSATLIGLLIAYLFIEPFQTLFNTSANFNNVIGFRSLIGFSFFIIFITVIAGGYPALLLSKLGTLKALKGKINLQGGNQVRNTLIVVQFSIAILLISGTLVLWNQLQFMRNKDLGFNKEQVISFPLNGKKDDFRTMQLLRNELNDKPGIKSITAANNILGIGKDHSTTTSVMGFEHQGRVVKTNILMVDYDYEGTVDLELIKGRRFDRSRPSDTLSMVINEAMAKELREEDILNSSIILDDSIRFSIIGVVKDYNFQSMDKEIEPLSLFLKPNWNLRYGYVKVAPQNLSNSFNEVKLAWNKIEPNAEFLGSFLDENIDRTLMKERMMTTMISSGSILAIVLSCIGLFAISLLVVSQRRKEIGIRKVVGASVSKITVLLTSDFLKLVGIAFLIATPIAWYFSNEWLQSYPYRMDLNIWIFISAGVIALVIAILTISFRTIRAAMQNPVKSLRTE, from the coding sequence ATGATCAGGAATTACTTAAAAATAGCGTGGAGGAGCCTCTGGAAAGAGAAGACCTTTAGTTCTCTAAATGTTTTCGGGCTTTCCGTAGCTTTTGGAGCCGCAATTTTACTTTCAATATATTCATTTTTCGAACTTTCTTATAATAAGTTCCATGAAAATGCCGACAACATTTATCAGGTTTACCATACAGAATATACTCCTAAAGGACCCGAAGCCGGCATAGCCAATCCGCTACCTTTTGCCGCTGCTCTTAAAGAAGAAGTTCCCGGAGTGGAGAAAATAACCCGGTTTAATGGTGGGGGCGTTCTGGCGAGTATTGGTGACAATCAGGTAAGGTTACAATCGGCTTTTGTAGATCCGGAATTCTTTTCAATCTTTACTTTTCCGGTTTTAAAAGGAAATAAAAATCCTGTTTCCGATAAATCTGAAGTTGCCCTTACCGAAAAAGCGGCAAAAATACTTTTTGGTAAAGAAACCGCACTCGGAAAAACAGTGAAAATTTTTATTGATGAACAGGAAGTCCCTTTTACAGTCACTTCCATTATTAAAAATATTCCTGCGGAAAGCAATATAGGATTCGATATCGCCTTAAATTTTAAGAGCCAGTCCCAACATGCATACGGAAGAAATATAGGCCGGTGGGATAATTCCAATCACGAAGTCTATATACAACTGGCTGAAGGGATTTCTCCTGCGGGGTTTGAAAAATCTACCCGGAATTTTTCAGAACTGCACTATGCAGATGCCATTACCAATGCTAAAAGGGATGGGGCAAAACCCGGTAAAGACGGACAATATATTCAGCAGCGACTTTTATCTGTAAAAGACCTGAATTTTGTAAAGGTTGAAAATGGTATGGCTATACCAAACAGAACCTATCCTTACCTGATCTTGGGCATCGCTTTTCTAATATTATTAATTGCTAGCGTGAATTTTATCAATATGAATATTGCTAAAAGTTCACAGCGACTTCGGGAAATTGGAATGCGAAAAACCCTTGGAGCACGGAAAATCCAGCTGTTTTTTCAGTTTTGGGGAGAAAGTATCCTTGTTTTTCTAAGCGCTACACTTATAGGATTATTGATCGCCTATCTATTCATAGAACCTTTTCAAACCCTTTTTAATACAAGTGCGAATTTCAATAATGTTATTGGTTTTCGAAGCCTGATCGGTTTTAGTTTTTTTATCATTTTCATTACCGTTATTGCCGGGGGGTATCCTGCCCTGCTTTTGAGCAAACTGGGCACCTTAAAAGCTTTAAAAGGGAAAATCAATTTACAGGGTGGCAATCAGGTACGGAACACCTTGATTGTAGTGCAGTTTAGCATTGCGATACTATTAATCAGCGGAACGCTTGTACTTTGGAATCAGCTTCAGTTTATGCGGAATAAAGACCTCGGGTTCAACAAAGAACAGGTGATTTCCTTTCCGCTGAATGGAAAAAAAGACGATTTCCGCACCATGCAATTGCTTAGAAACGAATTGAACGATAAACCGGGAATTAAAAGTATAACTGCTGCCAATAATATCCTGGGAATAGGAAAAGACCATAGCACTACAACCAGTGTTATGGGATTTGAACACCAGGGGAGAGTAGTTAAAACCAATATCCTTATGGTGGATTATGACTATGAGGGAACAGTTGACCTAGAGTTGATAAAAGGCAGAAGATTTGACCGTTCCCGTCCTTCAGACACGCTTTCTATGGTTATTAATGAAGCTATGGCCAAAGAACTCAGAGAAGAGGACATTCTTAACTCCAGTATTATCCTGGACGATAGCATTCGTTTTTCAATAATCGGCGTGGTGAAAGACTACAATTTTCAGTCAATGGACAAAGAAATTGAACCACTATCCCTCTTCCTAAAACCGAATTGGAATTTACGCTATGGATATGTGAAAGTAGCACCCCAAAACCTAAGCAATTCCTTTAATGAAGTAAAACTAGCCTGGAATAAAATTGAACCCAATGCAGAATTTCTGGGTTCTTTCCTCGATGAAAATATAGACCGCACCCTTATGAAAGAACGTATGATGACCACTATGATAAGCAGTGGTTCCATCCTAGCAATAGTTTTAAGCTGTATAGGGCTATTTGCGATCTCATTATTGGTGGTATCACAACGGCGCAAAGAAATTGGTATCAGAAAAGTGGTTGGAGCCAGCGTGTCAAAAATCACTGTATTACTCACTTCAGATTTCTTAAAACTTGTTGGGATCGCTTTTTTAATAGCGACGCCCATCGCCTGGTATTTCAGTAATGAATGGTTGCAAAGCTATCCGTATAGAATGGATTTGAATATCTGGATTTTTATAAGTGCGGGGGTTATCGCACTAGTGATCGCCATTCTAACGATAAGTTTTAGGACGATTCGTGCCGCAATGCAGAACCCGGTGAAGAGTTTGAGGACGGAGTAA
- a CDS encoding ABC transporter permease, whose protein sequence is MIKNYLKIAWRNISKHKIFSLINIISLSIGLSAALVIGMMVYYDFTFDKFHPDGDRIYRVTSKFSNPESTSFNPGVPIPLVDAVKNEVAGIETAAFFHQFKLVNVGLPQSKTEFKEQDFVVFADQKYFDLFNYKWLAGSRQHPLSNPNEVVLTDSRAKLYFPNLVPSQILGQTLTYNDSTPAVVTGIVADFKERTDIVFQEFLSLKTAPQTALNNRINNTSWHSTWGTSQLWVKLKGGTLVSGFQGQLNELALEHGDKESVKFGATREFYAQPLSNLHFNDDFGIYDINKAVADKDVLIMLSLVALFLLLLGCANFINLNTAQATQRAKEIGIRKTLGGSKRQLISQFLGETFLLTLIAGIISLFLSVWLIKIFDDFIADGISLTLLQNPYLLGFVGVLLILVTLLAGFYPGVVLSKFRPARVLKGQNIAVGGKSGLRQFLTVFQFTIAFIFIISTFLVGKQINYLINKDMGFKTESLASIQTPRKDETVENRKLLVQKLKTISQLEKVSMGGPPPASFDNSSTSFINKEGTVETQTSVKLLFGDSEYLDLYNIPLLKGRLPLNDTIREAVINLKAVEKMGFKKAEDAINKTVTSGGTPYLISGVMADFNQGSLKGEIEPMAFVGDIWRAYSTGFDVIHFSLPAGSSKNLSAILAEVENKYKEVYPADDMELQFIDETILEFYNKERSMSKLLDWAMGLSVLISCLGLLGLVIYTTERRVKEIGIRKVLGASIVQLNALLCKDFVVLILIAFAIAIPVAYWLLNDWLQDFANRTELSWWIFAGSGMVIILLALVIMSIKTIATAMQNPVKSLRTE, encoded by the coding sequence ATGATTAAGAACTATTTAAAAATAGCGTGGCGTAATATCTCAAAACATAAAATCTTCTCGTTGATCAATATCATTAGCCTCTCCATAGGCCTAAGTGCGGCTTTGGTGATTGGGATGATGGTTTATTATGACTTTACCTTTGATAAATTTCATCCTGATGGCGATCGAATTTATCGGGTTACAAGCAAATTCAGCAATCCTGAAAGCACCTCTTTCAACCCCGGTGTACCAATCCCATTGGTTGATGCCGTTAAAAATGAAGTTGCAGGAATCGAGACGGCCGCTTTTTTTCACCAATTTAAATTAGTAAATGTTGGCTTGCCTCAAAGCAAAACAGAATTTAAAGAACAGGATTTTGTTGTTTTTGCTGATCAAAAATATTTTGACCTTTTCAATTATAAGTGGCTGGCTGGATCACGGCAGCACCCATTGTCAAATCCAAACGAGGTGGTGCTAACGGATTCCAGGGCTAAACTTTATTTCCCTAACCTGGTACCCTCACAAATACTTGGGCAAACACTCACTTACAACGACTCAACACCTGCGGTCGTTACCGGGATCGTGGCAGATTTTAAAGAGCGTACGGATATTGTATTTCAGGAATTCCTTTCACTAAAAACAGCACCCCAGACAGCTTTAAATAATCGAATAAACAACACTAGCTGGCACAGCACCTGGGGCACTTCGCAACTCTGGGTAAAACTCAAAGGAGGTACGTTAGTTAGTGGTTTTCAAGGACAACTGAATGAATTGGCCCTCGAACATGGTGATAAAGAATCGGTTAAATTTGGTGCTACCCGTGAGTTTTATGCCCAACCTTTAAGCAATCTACATTTCAACGATGACTTTGGTATCTACGATATAAATAAGGCCGTAGCAGACAAGGATGTCCTGATCATGCTTAGCCTTGTAGCCTTGTTTTTACTGCTACTGGGCTGTGCTAACTTCATAAACCTCAATACGGCGCAGGCTACACAAAGGGCCAAAGAAATAGGCATCAGGAAAACATTGGGCGGTTCTAAAAGACAGCTCATTTCCCAATTTCTGGGCGAGACTTTTTTATTGACGCTCATTGCTGGGATTATTTCGTTATTTCTATCGGTATGGCTTATAAAAATCTTCGATGATTTTATTGCAGATGGTATAAGCCTCACACTTTTACAGAACCCTTATTTATTAGGGTTCGTTGGGGTTTTGCTTATTCTAGTAACCTTGCTCGCAGGTTTTTATCCGGGCGTAGTGCTCTCAAAATTCCGGCCTGCCCGTGTATTAAAAGGACAGAACATTGCAGTTGGAGGGAAAAGCGGCCTACGGCAGTTTTTGACCGTATTCCAGTTTACCATCGCCTTTATTTTTATCATCTCCACTTTCCTGGTTGGTAAGCAGATCAACTACCTAATCAATAAAGATATGGGTTTTAAAACCGAATCGCTTGCTTCTATCCAGACGCCGAGAAAAGATGAAACCGTTGAGAACCGGAAACTGCTTGTGCAAAAATTAAAAACCATCTCACAACTGGAGAAGGTGAGTATGGGCGGACCGCCACCGGCCTCATTCGATAACTCTTCAACATCTTTCATTAATAAAGAGGGTACTGTGGAAACTCAAACTAGTGTCAAGTTGCTATTTGGCGATTCCGAGTATCTAGACTTATATAACATTCCCCTGTTGAAAGGTCGGTTGCCACTCAACGACACCATTCGCGAAGCCGTCATAAATTTGAAGGCCGTTGAAAAAATGGGTTTCAAAAAAGCTGAAGATGCCATTAATAAAACGGTTACTTCTGGTGGGACGCCTTATTTGATTTCGGGGGTGATGGCTGATTTCAACCAGGGTTCGCTCAAAGGTGAAATAGAACCTATGGCATTTGTAGGGGATATATGGAGGGCTTATTCCACGGGGTTTGATGTGATTCATTTTAGCCTGCCTGCTGGTAGTTCTAAAAACCTGAGTGCCATCCTTGCCGAGGTGGAAAATAAATACAAGGAGGTCTATCCGGCCGATGACATGGAACTGCAGTTTATTGATGAAACCATATTGGAGTTTTATAACAAAGAACGAAGTATGTCAAAGCTACTTGACTGGGCGATGGGGTTATCGGTTTTGATCAGTTGTTTGGGGTTGTTGGGCCTTGTTATCTATACCACGGAACGCCGTGTAAAGGAAATTGGAATCCGCAAAGTATTGGGCGCATCCATCGTGCAACTCAATGCATTGCTTTGCAAAGACTTTGTGGTATTGATACTTATAGCATTTGCCATCGCGATACCCGTAGCCTATTGGTTGCTGAATGATTGGTTACAAGATTTTGCCAATAGAACCGAACTGAGTTGGTGGATTTTCGCAGGTAGTGGTATGGTTATTATTTTATTGGCACTTGTGATCATGAGTATAAAGACGATTGCAACGGCGATGCAAAACCCGGTAAAAAGTTTAAGGACGGAATAA
- a CDS encoding ABC transporter permease: MIKHNFKIAWRSIWNAKSYTLINIVGLSAGLASFIIVLLYLNYELSYDTWSPQLEKVYRVGMETNGDVQYNTPAPLASFLAEKDPNIITSTAIQESGDYEGLISTNEKSVYQDGLIIADSNFFKVFPLKIVQGDTKNPLQEPNSVLISENLSEKLFGSTNPIGQTIKLYNFFETTVTGVMAPLETPSHLKINLVANDPYGQEVNHWQNFSYTTYIKLKNPVAELNITDRINRAYFNEQLKKENQTFEDYQKGTKKTSLFVDAVPNIHNFSKYVNSNIKTVVVLFILAILLLIIGAINFSNLSIAKSLGKAKEIGVRKVLGSGTWNLFWQFMAEAILQCVISLVIAIGVVLLSLPYVNSVFGLELSLSSNFEFLAQIGLCLGAIILISGLFPSILLSRFNLLKILNGGTSKGNKGLVLRNVLVVFQFIVTSFFIIAIIVINKQLNYIQSKDKGFSEEQLVRIESSQNTRDTNFETVRDQLLEIPGVEAVAKTTNVPGDKYADSSTVNFSFKNEEFKMNSVKISADYFATLETTIMKGRDFQNTGPDQHTTTAIINETAAAKLSSENLLGENLFFPGCEEKPMQIVGIVKDFNVLGFENKVQPAVFTIGNEACMFQSGGAILARLNTRNPKASIDKIETLWKQVEPGTPMRYSFLDDNFQQLFSSYYRLQKVISFFGIIAIVISIMGLFALTTFILKYRVKEIGVRKVLGAEVFNIVALISKDFLILVSLAILFAIPLGWYFMNKWLENFAYKTDLSWWIFILSSLIVLMIAFITIGIKTIKTAMQNPVKSLRTE, translated from the coding sequence ATGATCAAACACAATTTTAAAATAGCCTGGAGAAGCATTTGGAATGCCAAATCTTACACCCTCATTAATATCGTGGGACTTTCTGCCGGTTTGGCGAGCTTTATCATCGTACTGCTTTATCTCAATTATGAGCTAAGTTACGACACCTGGTCTCCACAACTGGAAAAGGTTTATCGCGTGGGTATGGAAACCAACGGGGATGTGCAATATAATACACCCGCCCCTCTGGCATCCTTTTTAGCTGAAAAAGATCCTAATATTATTACTTCCACTGCGATTCAGGAAAGTGGGGATTATGAAGGTTTGATCAGTACCAACGAGAAAAGTGTATATCAGGACGGTCTGATTATAGCCGATAGTAATTTCTTTAAGGTATTCCCACTTAAAATTGTACAGGGCGATACAAAAAATCCCCTGCAAGAACCTAATTCTGTTCTTATTAGTGAAAACCTCAGCGAAAAGTTATTTGGCAGTACAAATCCTATTGGGCAAACAATCAAGCTTTACAATTTTTTTGAGACTACGGTTACCGGGGTGATGGCACCATTGGAAACGCCGAGCCATCTTAAAATAAATTTAGTTGCAAATGATCCTTATGGACAAGAAGTTAACCACTGGCAAAATTTTTCCTATACCACCTATATTAAATTAAAAAATCCTGTTGCAGAATTAAATATCACCGATCGTATTAACAGGGCATATTTTAATGAGCAGCTGAAAAAAGAAAATCAAACTTTTGAAGATTATCAAAAGGGGACTAAGAAAACCAGTCTTTTTGTAGATGCCGTGCCCAATATTCACAATTTTTCAAAATATGTAAACAGCAACATAAAGACCGTTGTCGTACTTTTTATCCTTGCAATTCTATTATTGATTATTGGGGCTATTAATTTCAGCAATCTTAGTATCGCGAAATCACTCGGAAAAGCTAAAGAAATTGGAGTGCGAAAAGTACTTGGATCTGGAACCTGGAACCTGTTCTGGCAGTTTATGGCCGAAGCGATCCTGCAATGCGTTATAAGCCTGGTAATAGCAATTGGTGTCGTGCTTCTAAGTTTGCCGTATGTGAATAGCGTTTTTGGGCTTGAACTTAGCTTAAGCAGTAATTTTGAGTTTCTGGCCCAGATTGGTCTTTGTTTGGGAGCAATCATTCTCATTTCGGGTCTTTTCCCTTCTATTCTCTTATCCAGGTTCAATCTTTTGAAAATCCTGAATGGCGGAACTTCAAAAGGAAATAAAGGGCTCGTATTAAGAAATGTGCTGGTTGTTTTTCAATTTATCGTCACGTCATTTTTCATCATCGCCATTATAGTGATCAATAAACAATTGAATTATATCCAATCCAAGGACAAAGGTTTTTCAGAAGAACAGCTCGTACGTATTGAATCATCCCAGAATACCAGGGATACCAATTTTGAAACCGTAAGAGATCAATTGCTGGAGATTCCGGGCGTGGAAGCTGTTGCCAAAACGACGAACGTTCCCGGAGATAAGTATGCCGATTCTTCAACCGTCAATTTCAGTTTTAAAAATGAAGAATTTAAAATGAATTCGGTCAAAATAAGTGCAGATTATTTCGCGACCCTGGAAACAACTATTATGAAAGGCAGGGATTTTCAAAATACAGGGCCAGACCAGCATACAACAACTGCCATTATCAATGAAACTGCCGCTGCCAAATTGAGTTCTGAAAATTTACTGGGTGAAAACCTATTTTTTCCGGGCTGTGAAGAGAAACCAATGCAAATTGTGGGAATTGTAAAAGATTTCAATGTGTTGGGATTTGAAAATAAAGTTCAGCCTGCAGTTTTTACTATTGGGAACGAAGCCTGCATGTTCCAGTCTGGTGGTGCGATCCTGGCAAGATTAAACACTCGAAATCCTAAAGCCAGCATAGATAAAATAGAAACTCTATGGAAACAGGTTGAACCGGGAACACCCATGCGATATTCCTTTCTGGATGATAATTTTCAGCAATTATTTTCTTCTTATTACAGGCTACAGAAGGTTATCAGTTTCTTTGGAATCATTGCAATCGTTATTTCCATTATGGGATTATTTGCGCTAACAACCTTTATTTTAAAATATCGTGTAAAAGAAATAGGTGTACGAAAAGTCCTTGGGGCTGAAGTTTTCAATATCGTCGCCCTGATAAGTAAAGATTTTCTAATCCTTGTTTCCTTGGCAATTCTCTTCGCCATTCCCCTTGGATGGTATTTCATGAATAAATGGCTGGAAAATTTCGCCTATAAAACCGACCTAAGCTGGTGGATCTTTATATTATCAAGTCTTATCGTTTTAATGATCGCATTTATTACGATAGGCATAAAAACCATAAAAACGGCGATGCAAAACCCAGTAAAAAGTCTAAGAACCGAATAA
- a CDS encoding ABC transporter permease produces MIRNYFKIAWRNLKKKKLNTAIHILGLFIGISFALLIAAFVWQELQVNKNLKNAERQYLLTSQWKNPNTGADFTTLAPLAESLKENYPQLVANYYRWDGITSIISNGNMNYREGIQLGDESFLEMYGFELLHGNAKTAFENPFSVIIKSGKAIKFFGKTDVVGKTLTIQNFDGESNEFTITGVLAEISKNSVSEFFEKDDNGFFIAKNSATYFNRDNFQNWESTIYVSYIELQPGKTPRDLEIPIQELIKNHTSEEIQKNLSILPVKLSDYYLEKDDRTIKQMLYTLSFIGLFILLMAMINFINISISHSGSRMREIGIRKVLGGRKKQLIIQFLSESIILTGIATILACIAYPFLGTWFGELIGKELISLSQFPIYFILIPLLLVLVIGILAGLYPAVVLSSFKSIDALKGKLKNNYSSETLRKTLLGFQYVTALVVLISALIVAKQVDFFFGKGLGYDKDYVVTAAAPRDWTPEGIQKMKTIRDDFKKIPSVQNVSLSYEIPNGNNGFQISSYKAGENPDLAISAQGFVADESYLETYKIPLLAGRNLLDNEPNANKVVINKKAVEAYGFKNAHEAIDQQLTIVGEDEPLIITGVFGDFHFETMQQPIKPQVIFNVNSNAIYRYFTFKINPNSVHQSLAEIQKKWQVLMPGSSFEYKFMDETLENLYAREIRFRKAATTATVLALLIALMGIFGMVALNIDKRIKEMGIRKILGASIKSIGYLFIKEFLIVLAIAIIIACSLAYWLMQLWLENYSYRITIGIKPFLTAIILIGSITVVLILLQTLKIAMANPVKSLRTE; encoded by the coding sequence ATGATAAGGAATTACTTTAAAATAGCGTGGCGGAACTTAAAAAAGAAAAAGCTCAATACAGCTATACATATTCTAGGGCTGTTTATAGGGATCAGTTTTGCATTGCTTATTGCTGCTTTTGTGTGGCAGGAACTTCAGGTAAATAAAAACCTGAAAAATGCTGAAAGGCAATATCTTTTAACCAGCCAATGGAAAAACCCCAATACGGGAGCAGATTTTACAACTTTGGCACCTTTAGCTGAAAGTCTAAAAGAAAATTATCCACAATTGGTCGCTAATTATTATCGCTGGGATGGCATTACATCGATTATTTCTAACGGAAATATGAACTATAGGGAAGGCATTCAATTGGGCGATGAAAGTTTTTTGGAAATGTATGGTTTTGAATTGTTGCACGGAAATGCCAAAACTGCATTTGAGAATCCATTTTCAGTTATTATCAAATCTGGAAAAGCTATAAAATTCTTCGGAAAAACGGATGTGGTAGGAAAGACCTTGACTATTCAGAACTTTGATGGGGAAAGTAACGAATTTACGATTACTGGTGTGTTAGCCGAAATTTCAAAAAATTCTGTTTCCGAGTTTTTTGAGAAGGACGATAACGGATTTTTTATTGCCAAAAACTCTGCAACGTATTTTAACCGAGACAATTTTCAGAATTGGGAATCAACCATCTATGTTTCCTATATAGAACTTCAACCGGGCAAAACGCCCAGAGATTTAGAAATTCCCATTCAAGAATTGATAAAGAACCATACTTCCGAAGAAATTCAGAAAAACCTAAGCATTCTCCCCGTAAAATTAAGCGATTACTATTTGGAAAAAGACGACCGCACGATAAAACAGATGCTTTATACCTTATCATTTATCGGACTTTTCATCTTGCTAATGGCGATGATAAACTTTATAAATATCTCGATAAGCCACTCTGGAAGCCGAATGCGTGAGATTGGCATCCGTAAGGTTTTGGGCGGAAGAAAAAAACAATTGATTATACAATTTTTAAGTGAATCGATCATTTTAACAGGAATAGCAACCATTTTAGCCTGTATCGCATATCCATTTTTGGGAACGTGGTTTGGGGAATTAATTGGAAAGGAACTGATTTCTTTATCACAATTTCCAATTTATTTTATACTGATTCCGCTCTTGCTTGTACTGGTTATTGGCATATTGGCAGGACTTTATCCAGCAGTTGTGTTATCGTCCTTTAAATCTATCGATGCGCTAAAAGGGAAATTGAAGAATAATTATAGCAGCGAAACTTTACGCAAGACACTTTTAGGTTTTCAATACGTAACGGCACTTGTTGTTCTTATCTCGGCATTGATAGTTGCAAAACAGGTAGATTTTTTCTTCGGAAAAGGACTGGGGTACGATAAAGATTACGTTGTGACCGCTGCCGCACCAAGAGACTGGACACCGGAAGGTATTCAGAAAATGAAAACAATACGAGATGATTTTAAAAAAATACCTTCTGTACAAAATGTGAGCCTTTCTTATGAAATACCAAATGGTAATAATGGTTTTCAAATATCTTCCTATAAAGCCGGAGAAAATCCTGATCTGGCAATTTCGGCACAAGGTTTTGTTGCAGATGAATCGTATCTGGAAACATATAAAATTCCATTATTGGCAGGTAGAAATTTGCTAGACAATGAGCCTAACGCTAATAAGGTTGTAATCAACAAAAAGGCTGTGGAGGCTTACGGTTTTAAAAATGCACACGAGGCCATTGACCAACAACTAACGATTGTAGGAGAAGATGAACCCCTTATTATTACTGGTGTATTTGGCGATTTCCATTTTGAAACTATGCAGCAACCGATAAAACCTCAAGTGATTTTTAACGTAAACTCGAATGCCATCTATCGCTATTTCACTTTTAAAATAAACCCAAATTCTGTTCATCAAAGTCTGGCCGAAATTCAAAAAAAATGGCAAGTACTGATGCCTGGTTCATCTTTCGAATACAAATTTATGGACGAAACCTTGGAGAATTTGTATGCTCGCGAAATTAGATTTAGAAAGGCCGCAACTACAGCTACGGTATTGGCTTTGCTTATTGCCTTAATGGGAATTTTTGGAATGGTCGCATTGAATATAGATAAACGTATAAAGGAAATGGGGATAAGAAAGATTTTAGGTGCATCAATTAAAAGCATTGGTTATTTGTTTATAAAGGAATTTTTAATTGTTCTGGCAATAGCAATAATTATTGCTTGTTCTTTGGCTTATTGGCTAATGCAGCTTTGGCTAGAAAATTATTCCTATCGCATAACCATTGGTATAAAGCCATTTTTAACTGCAATCATTTTGATAGGAAGTATTACGGTAGTCCTTATTTTACTTCAAACCCTGAAAATTGCCATGGCAAACCCGGTAAAAAGTTTACGGACGGAATAA